A genomic window from Micromonospora ferruginea includes:
- the purE gene encoding 5-(carboxyamino)imidazole ribonucleotide mutase — protein MSTVGLIMGSDSDWPTMRAAADALDEFGVPHEVGVVSAHRTPLKMIEYGREAAGRGIRVIIAGAGGAAHLPGMVASVTPLPVIGVPVPLKYLDGMDSLLSIVQMPAGVPVATVSIGNARNAGLLAVRILGAADPALRDRMAAYQASLEDLVAEKEAALRASLR, from the coding sequence ATGAGCACCGTCGGGCTGATCATGGGCAGCGACTCGGACTGGCCGACCATGCGGGCCGCCGCCGACGCGCTCGACGAGTTCGGCGTGCCGCACGAGGTCGGCGTGGTCTCGGCGCACCGCACCCCGCTCAAGATGATCGAGTACGGCCGGGAGGCCGCCGGCCGGGGCATCCGAGTGATCATCGCGGGCGCGGGCGGGGCGGCCCACCTGCCCGGCATGGTCGCGTCGGTCACCCCGCTGCCGGTGATCGGGGTGCCGGTGCCGCTCAAGTACCTGGACGGGATGGACTCGCTGCTGTCCATCGTGCAGATGCCGGCCGGGGTGCCGGTCGCCACCGTGTCGATCGGCAACGCCCGCAACGCCGGGCTGCTCGCCGTCCGCATCCTCGGTGCCGCCGACCCGGCGTTGCGGGACCGGATGGCCGCCTACCAGGCGAGCCTGGAGGATCTGGTCGCCGAGAAGGAAGCCGCGCTCCGCGCCTCGTTGCGCTGA
- a CDS encoding 5-(carboxyamino)imidazole ribonucleotide synthase has protein sequence MDSRTGLPVVGMVGGGQLARMTHQAAIALGQSLRVLALAPDDGAALVAADVQYGDHTDLTALRTFAKGCDVVTFDHEHVPNAHVRALTDEGVKLFPPAEALVHAQDKRVMRERLGELGAPNPAWRPVESPADLLAFGAEVGWPVVLKAARGGYDGRGVWMVDDADQAAELAAALLDGGTPLLVEERVALRRELAVQVARSPFGQVAAYPVVETVQSDGICVEVLAPAPDLPEEQALAAQQLAIDLATALGVVGLLAVELFDTPAGLVVNELAMRPHNSGHWTIEGARTSQFEQHLRAVLDYPMGDTSLTAPVAVMANVLGGEPGGISIDERLHHLFAAEPGAKVHLYGKQVRPGRKIGHVTVLGTDLTDVRARAARAARWLQEGRA, from the coding sequence ATGGACTCCCGTACCGGACTCCCCGTCGTGGGCATGGTGGGCGGCGGCCAGCTGGCCCGGATGACCCACCAGGCCGCCATCGCCCTCGGCCAGTCGCTGCGCGTGCTGGCGCTCGCCCCGGACGACGGCGCGGCGCTGGTCGCCGCCGACGTCCAGTACGGCGACCACACCGACCTGACCGCGCTGCGCACCTTCGCGAAGGGCTGCGACGTGGTCACCTTCGATCACGAGCACGTGCCGAACGCGCACGTCCGGGCCTTGACCGACGAGGGCGTGAAGCTGTTCCCGCCGGCCGAGGCGCTGGTGCACGCGCAGGACAAGCGGGTGATGCGGGAGCGGCTCGGCGAGCTGGGCGCGCCGAACCCGGCCTGGCGTCCGGTGGAGTCGCCGGCCGACCTGCTCGCGTTCGGCGCGGAGGTCGGCTGGCCGGTGGTGCTCAAGGCCGCCCGGGGCGGCTACGACGGCCGGGGCGTCTGGATGGTGGACGACGCCGACCAGGCCGCCGAGCTGGCCGCCGCGCTGCTGGACGGCGGCACGCCGCTGCTGGTGGAGGAGCGGGTGGCGCTGCGCCGGGAGCTGGCCGTGCAGGTGGCCCGGTCGCCGTTCGGGCAGGTCGCCGCGTACCCGGTGGTGGAGACGGTGCAGTCCGACGGCATCTGCGTCGAGGTGCTGGCGCCCGCGCCCGACCTGCCCGAGGAGCAGGCGCTCGCCGCGCAGCAGCTCGCCATCGACCTGGCCACCGCGCTCGGCGTGGTCGGCCTGCTCGCGGTGGAGCTGTTCGACACGCCCGCCGGGCTGGTCGTCAACGAGCTGGCGATGCGCCCGCACAACTCGGGGCACTGGACCATCGAGGGTGCCCGGACGTCGCAGTTCGAGCAGCACCTGCGGGCGGTGCTCGACTACCCGATGGGGGACACCTCGCTCACCGCGCCGGTCGCGGTGATGGCGAACGTGCTCGGTGGCGAGCCGGGCGGGATCTCGATCGACGAGCGGCTGCACCACCTGTTCGCCGCCGAGCCCGGCGCCAAGGTCCACCTCTACGGCAAGCAGGTGCGGCCAGGCCGCAAGATCGGGCACGTCACGGTGCTCGGCACCGACCTGACCGACGTACGGGCTCGGGCCGCGCGCGCCGCCCGCTGGCTCCAGGAGGGACGCGCATGA
- a CDS encoding thioredoxin domain-containing protein — protein MNRLAQATSPYLLQHADNPVDWWPWCEEAFAEAKRRDVPVLISVGYAACHWCHVMAHESFENEAVARLMNDDFVCVKVDREERPDVDAVYMTATQAMTGQGGWPMTVFATPDGTPFFCGTYFPRANFIRLLGSVAAAWRDQRDAVLRQGAAVVEAIGGAQAVGGVTAPLTAELLDAAAAQLAQEYDETNGGFGGAPKFPPHMNLLFLLRHHRRTGSARSLEIVRHTAEAMARGGLNDQLAGGFARYSVDGHWTVPHFEKMLYDNALLLRVYTQLWRATGDRLARRVARDTARFLADELHRAGEGFASALDADTEGVEGLTYVWTPAQLVEVLGESDGRFAADLFTVTEQGTFEEGASVLRLARDVDDADPAVRARWRDVVGRLLAARDTRPQPARDDKVVAAWNGLAITAIAEFQQVAALYADPADEDANLMEGVVIVADGAMRDAAEHLAAVHLVDGRLRRVSRDRVVGEPAGVLEDYGCVAEAFCALHQLTGEGRWLSLAGELLDVALARFAAPDGGFYDTADDAERLVTRPADPTDNATPSGRSAIVAGLVAYAALTGETRYREAAERALSTVAPIVDRHARFTGYAATVGEALLSGPYEIAVVTDDPAGDPLVAAAHRHAPPGAVVVAGAPDQPGVPLLADRPLVDGRPTAYVCRGFVCQRPVTSVDELVAQLG, from the coding sequence GTGAACCGACTCGCGCAGGCCACGTCGCCCTACCTGCTCCAGCACGCCGACAACCCGGTCGACTGGTGGCCCTGGTGCGAGGAGGCGTTCGCCGAGGCGAAACGGCGCGACGTGCCGGTGCTCATCTCGGTCGGCTACGCCGCCTGCCACTGGTGCCACGTGATGGCCCACGAGTCGTTCGAGAACGAGGCCGTGGCCCGGCTGATGAACGACGACTTCGTCTGCGTCAAGGTCGACCGCGAGGAACGCCCCGACGTCGACGCCGTCTACATGACCGCCACCCAGGCGATGACCGGCCAGGGCGGCTGGCCGATGACGGTCTTCGCCACCCCGGACGGCACCCCGTTCTTCTGCGGCACCTACTTCCCGCGCGCCAACTTCATCCGCCTGCTCGGCTCCGTCGCCGCCGCCTGGCGCGACCAGCGCGACGCGGTGCTGCGCCAGGGCGCCGCCGTGGTCGAGGCGATCGGCGGGGCCCAGGCCGTCGGCGGCGTGACCGCCCCGCTCACCGCCGAGCTGCTCGACGCCGCCGCCGCCCAGCTCGCGCAGGAGTACGACGAGACGAACGGCGGTTTCGGCGGCGCGCCGAAGTTCCCGCCGCACATGAACCTGCTCTTCCTGCTGCGGCACCACCGCCGCACCGGCTCGGCGCGCAGCCTGGAGATCGTCCGGCACACCGCCGAGGCGATGGCCCGCGGCGGCCTGAACGACCAGCTCGCCGGCGGCTTCGCCCGCTATTCGGTGGACGGCCACTGGACCGTGCCGCACTTCGAGAAGATGCTCTACGACAACGCGCTGCTGCTGCGGGTCTACACCCAGCTCTGGCGGGCCACCGGCGACCGGCTGGCCCGGCGGGTCGCCCGCGACACCGCGCGTTTCCTCGCCGACGAGCTGCACCGGGCCGGCGAGGGCTTCGCCTCGGCGCTGGACGCCGACACCGAGGGCGTCGAGGGACTCACCTACGTGTGGACGCCCGCCCAGCTCGTCGAGGTGCTGGGGGAGTCCGACGGCCGCTTCGCCGCCGACCTGTTCACCGTCACCGAGCAGGGCACCTTCGAGGAGGGCGCCAGCGTGTTGCGGCTGGCCCGGGACGTCGACGACGCCGACCCGGCGGTCCGGGCCCGCTGGCGTGACGTGGTGGGCCGGCTGCTCGCCGCCCGGGACACCCGCCCCCAGCCGGCCCGCGACGACAAGGTGGTGGCCGCCTGGAACGGGCTGGCGATCACCGCGATCGCGGAGTTCCAGCAGGTCGCCGCGCTCTACGCGGACCCGGCCGACGAGGACGCGAACCTGATGGAGGGCGTGGTCATCGTCGCCGACGGGGCGATGCGCGACGCCGCCGAGCACCTGGCCGCCGTGCACCTGGTGGACGGCCGGCTGCGCCGGGTCTCCCGGGACAGGGTGGTCGGCGAGCCGGCCGGGGTGCTGGAGGACTACGGCTGCGTCGCCGAGGCGTTCTGCGCGCTGCACCAGCTCACCGGCGAGGGACGCTGGCTGAGCCTGGCCGGCGAGCTGCTCGACGTGGCGCTGGCCCGGTTCGCGGCGCCGGACGGCGGCTTCTACGACACCGCGGACGACGCCGAGCGCCTGGTCACCCGGCCCGCCGACCCGACCGACAACGCCACCCCGTCCGGCCGCTCGGCGATCGTCGCGGGGCTCGTCGCGTACGCGGCGCTGACCGGGGAGACGCGCTACCGGGAGGCGGCCGAGCGGGCGCTGTCGACCGTCGCGCCGATCGTCGACCGGCACGCCCGGTTCACCGGCTACGCCGCCACGGTCGGCGAGGCGCTGCTGTCCGGCCCGTACGAGATCGCGGTGGTGACCGACGACCCGGCCGGTGACCCGCTGGTGGCCGCCGCGCACCGGCACGCCCCGCCCGGCGCGGTGGTGGTCGCCGGCGCCCCGGACCAGCCCGGCGTGCCGCTGCTCGCCGACCGGCCGCTGGTCGACGGGCGGCCCACCGCGTACGTCTGCCGGGGGTTCGTCTGCCAGCGGCCGGTGACCTCGGTCGACGAGCTGGTCGCCCAGCTCGGCTGA
- a CDS encoding phosphatidylinositol-specific phospholipase C domain-containing protein has protein sequence MRRVPALLALAALAGAALNPGAASAAVPPETRWSATTGVGIHNTYERGTYTYLAQALDTRPALIELDVWPDVLTRQWRVSHSNPLGNDNNCVAATSAAQLYTGTRNKNLEHCLDDIRLWLGAHPDAGPVVLKLELKTGFSSRTGQGPAQLDAVLAARLGDRVFRPADLLGGHPDLDAAARADAWPTRAQLAGKVLVELIPGTVEEGNPTDTLWTDVEYARHLAGLAAAGTLGTARAFPAVHRAQAGDPRSRYADTALRQWFVLFDGDASAYVGGGIDTAWYDANHYLLVMTDAQNVPPAVPGGDAGAAAARVAELARAHASIASADWATLPTVLDDVLPRG, from the coding sequence ATGCGCAGAGTCCCCGCCCTGCTCGCCCTCGCCGCCCTCGCCGGCGCCGCGCTCAACCCGGGCGCCGCGTCCGCCGCGGTGCCCCCGGAGACCCGATGGTCCGCCACCACCGGCGTCGGCATCCACAACACCTACGAGCGCGGCACCTACACCTACCTCGCCCAGGCGCTCGACACCCGGCCCGCCCTGATCGAACTGGACGTCTGGCCGGACGTGCTCACCCGCCAGTGGCGGGTCAGCCACAGCAACCCGCTCGGCAACGACAACAACTGCGTGGCCGCCACCAGCGCGGCGCAGCTCTACACCGGCACCCGCAACAAGAACCTGGAGCACTGCCTGGACGACATCCGGCTCTGGCTGGGCGCGCACCCCGACGCCGGTCCGGTGGTGCTCAAGCTGGAACTCAAGACCGGCTTCAGCAGCCGCACCGGGCAGGGCCCGGCCCAGCTCGACGCGGTGCTCGCCGCGCGCCTCGGCGACCGGGTGTTCCGCCCGGCCGACCTGCTCGGCGGCCACCCCGACCTGGACGCCGCGGCCCGCGCGGACGCCTGGCCGACCCGGGCGCAGCTCGCCGGCAAGGTGCTCGTGGAGCTGATCCCCGGCACCGTCGAGGAGGGCAACCCGACCGACACGCTCTGGACCGACGTGGAGTACGCCCGTCACCTGGCCGGCCTGGCGGCGGCCGGCACCCTGGGCACCGCCCGCGCGTTCCCGGCCGTGCACCGGGCCCAGGCCGGCGACCCCCGCTCCCGGTACGCGGACACCGCCCTGCGGCAGTGGTTCGTGCTCTTCGACGGCGACGCCTCGGCGTACGTGGGTGGCGGCATCGACACCGCCTGGTACGACGCCAACCACTACCTGCTGGTGATGACCGACGCGCAGAACGTCCCGCCCGCGGTCCCCGGCGGCGACGCCGGCGCGGCGGCGGCCCGGGTCGCCGAACTGGCCCGCGCGCACGCCAGCATCGCCTCGGCCGACTGGGCCACCCTGCCGACCGTCCTCGACGACGTGCTGCCGCGCGGCTGA
- a CDS encoding restriction endonuclease subunit S has translation MSLLGAVPAGWTVSPMSEVADIRSGPSGAVVGAEDRRADGHPLITPRALADGRVHVDGVARVRREVAARLTRYLVSLGDVLITRTGTVGRVAWVSEECEGWLFSTGLLRLRTRQMNSRYLAYYLALPEVQGWFEHNRQGTAVPVLNRTVLGKLPVSVPPMERQDMIVRHLDLLDEQVEVHRRISQVAARTRNTLARSLIRGAEPG, from the coding sequence ATGAGTCTGCTCGGAGCCGTGCCGGCGGGGTGGACCGTGTCACCGATGAGCGAGGTGGCTGATATCCGCTCCGGCCCGTCGGGCGCCGTGGTCGGCGCGGAGGACCGCAGGGCGGACGGACATCCCCTGATCACACCGAGAGCTCTTGCGGATGGCCGGGTTCATGTCGATGGCGTAGCTCGGGTGCGGCGCGAGGTCGCCGCGCGCCTCACGCGCTACCTGGTGTCGCTCGGCGATGTGCTGATCACTCGCACCGGAACAGTGGGTCGGGTTGCCTGGGTGTCCGAGGAATGCGAGGGGTGGCTGTTCTCGACGGGACTGCTCCGGCTGCGCACGCGGCAGATGAACTCCCGCTACCTGGCGTACTATCTCGCCCTACCCGAGGTCCAGGGGTGGTTTGAGCACAACCGGCAGGGCACCGCTGTCCCGGTCCTCAACCGGACCGTCCTCGGGAAACTGCCCGTCTCAGTGCCCCCGATGGAGCGCCAGGACATGATCGTGCGACACCTCGACCTATTGGACGAGCAGGTCGAGGTGCACAGGCGAATCAGCCAGGTCGCGGCTCGTACGCGCAACACCCTGGCTCGGTCCCTGATTCGGGGAGCTGAGCCGGGCTGA
- a CDS encoding N-6 DNA methylase — MTTSPVDLLSRAEIARLAGVERPAVTNWQRRHNDFPKPLVTAEGEFFRREEVIAWLAGRRIPGKGRRPDEAPGTTYAARLASMTGKGVSERVVADEPAWHGSAEDVVWRLHDLSRASPRDGGFWHVLLALIFVRRNRPELWPDVLEMPDVSARLSRSFEAAGLPEAARAVQHFADIVTDAHHTLRGMAGLAELAGVTSPGPGASPDGVVTLFDYAFDRLAEEVRHAFVTPRSLARLIAEMVGPLTGDEWCFDPFCRGGELLVELLRSAGKPPTLPSRIDGAHPSSLMVELARMNISMHVSDRTVLGEVRQGEVTLRKAVDVVVANPPFGVLPRDSAVPGGPAPIRRKETVLLQSAISSLAEGGRGALVLPNVVAFGKGVSDRATRRALVEAGAITAVVALPPGLFAETAIGVTLWLVQKPAGKPVDVLFVDARSVGEVNSRGRRTLRPGEIRTLVGEVHRWRSDVRIGRTFAPSEGLSAAVSPSTIAARDYSLLPSAYIEAESSPPEAVHGGELSSLRDDLTRLVERANVVDVRVHELLRGLEDV; from the coding sequence ATGACCACCTCTCCGGTAGACCTGTTGTCGCGAGCCGAGATCGCACGGCTCGCGGGCGTGGAGCGGCCGGCCGTGACGAACTGGCAGCGACGACACAACGACTTCCCGAAACCCCTGGTAACCGCCGAGGGAGAGTTCTTCCGTCGGGAGGAGGTCATCGCGTGGCTGGCGGGAAGGCGTATTCCCGGTAAGGGGCGCCGACCGGACGAGGCGCCTGGAACGACCTACGCTGCTCGACTGGCCTCGATGACCGGTAAGGGCGTGTCGGAACGGGTTGTGGCTGACGAGCCTGCCTGGCATGGATCGGCGGAGGATGTCGTCTGGCGCCTTCACGACCTGTCCCGGGCGTCCCCGCGGGACGGTGGATTTTGGCATGTCCTGCTGGCGCTGATATTCGTGCGGCGCAATCGGCCGGAGCTGTGGCCGGATGTCCTCGAAATGCCCGACGTGTCAGCGAGGCTCTCGCGGTCCTTCGAGGCTGCAGGATTGCCCGAGGCAGCCAGAGCGGTACAGCACTTCGCTGACATCGTGACGGACGCCCACCACACGCTACGGGGAATGGCCGGCCTCGCGGAACTGGCCGGCGTGACCTCGCCGGGTCCGGGCGCATCTCCCGACGGTGTCGTCACACTGTTCGACTACGCCTTTGATCGATTGGCGGAGGAGGTTCGTCACGCGTTCGTCACGCCACGATCCCTCGCCCGACTGATCGCCGAGATGGTTGGACCCCTGACCGGGGACGAGTGGTGCTTCGATCCTTTCTGTCGAGGCGGAGAGCTGCTGGTGGAACTCCTGAGATCGGCAGGCAAGCCGCCCACACTGCCCAGTCGGATCGACGGCGCCCACCCCTCGTCGCTGATGGTGGAACTGGCCCGGATGAACATCTCGATGCACGTCTCGGACAGGACGGTCCTCGGGGAGGTACGGCAGGGAGAAGTGACGCTGAGGAAAGCCGTCGATGTCGTCGTGGCGAATCCGCCTTTCGGGGTTCTACCCCGTGACAGCGCTGTCCCAGGAGGCCCCGCGCCGATTCGCCGGAAGGAGACGGTTCTCCTCCAGTCGGCGATCTCGTCACTCGCCGAGGGAGGACGGGGAGCCCTGGTCCTGCCGAATGTGGTCGCCTTCGGAAAGGGCGTGTCCGACCGTGCGACGCGGCGGGCGTTGGTCGAGGCGGGGGCGATCACGGCCGTGGTCGCGCTGCCGCCCGGTCTCTTCGCCGAGACCGCCATCGGGGTGACCCTCTGGCTCGTCCAAAAGCCGGCCGGCAAGCCGGTCGATGTGCTCTTCGTCGATGCGCGTTCGGTCGGTGAGGTGAACTCTCGGGGTCGACGGACCCTTCGGCCCGGGGAGATTCGGACACTCGTCGGGGAGGTTCACCGATGGCGGTCGGATGTCCGGATCGGCCGTACCTTCGCTCCTTCCGAGGGACTGAGCGCGGCGGTGTCTCCTTCGACGATCGCCGCCCGCGACTACTCGCTTCTACCGTCCGCCTACATCGAGGCTGAGTCGTCCCCGCCGGAGGCGGTCCACGGCGGCGAACTGAGCTCCTTGCGAGACGATCTGACCCGGCTGGTTGAGCGGGCGAACGTCGTGGACGTGCGCGTGCACGAGTTACTGAGGGGACTGGAAGACGTATGA
- a CDS encoding putative bifunctional diguanylate cyclase/phosphodiesterase produces the protein MRGTPVSVVLLTAAVAVTALLAAVLGLGVPAQLPADDPLPGPARFALAAVAFAVAQLARLRFRTAAGMVSITWGEAALVVCLWLVPAGWLPAAALLGAGTAWTTMSLVSDRRPVLELVRIAGSLTAATALAGAVASALGRPLLAAPTPELALALGAGAVTYLVTTGWLGAATIALRHGIPIGPPLLAALRGKLLMFVGNVAVGLAVVALLELDPRWLLLLPPPLWLLQQTYRHRLRADAERRTWRAFAEATAALNQLDERGVATAAVTGALTLFGAELVEVDVARADGRRRRYRVDLGGQVRDHEVEAAAPAESGEHDLVRRLAVGAVEVGRLRVRFARSAPPGHAERDGVAAFGDALAAALHDAATHRELRLVTARSSYEAVHDQLTGLLNRAALLARGDQALRQRPHDHPVALLLLDVNQFKEVNDTLGHAAGDQLLRLTAHRLAVLTRPGDLLGRLGGDEFALLLTSVPVVEDRTAPLAYALRQAREVAERLAAPTEVAGVRMSVEVAVGVVVADAGTADLTELLRRADIAMYQAKEGGGSVAAYDSSRDAASTDHLALLAELREALAADDQLVLALQPAVDLATGAPTGVEALIRWRHPRRGWLGPSDFIRPVENSEQLGSFTRYVLDKALEVAAGWAREGLDVPISVNLSARSLLDPRLPAEIEEALRRHQVPPHRLVLEITETVVMSELEVIDEVLATLRAMGVQLAVDDFGTGFSSLTFLTRIAVDELKVDRSFVIRMVDSPEAAAIVRTTVGLAHELGLRVVAEGVETAEQRTALAELGCTAAQGYHFFKPMPADKIGAVLGSLRDTARDNVFPLRADGAS, from the coding sequence GCATCACCTGGGGCGAGGCCGCGCTGGTGGTCTGCCTCTGGCTGGTGCCCGCCGGCTGGCTCCCGGCCGCGGCGCTGCTCGGCGCCGGCACCGCCTGGACCACGATGTCGCTGGTGTCCGACCGGCGCCCGGTGCTGGAACTGGTCCGCATCGCCGGCTCGCTCACCGCCGCCACCGCGCTGGCCGGTGCGGTCGCCAGCGCGCTCGGCCGGCCGCTGCTGGCCGCGCCCACCCCGGAGCTGGCGCTCGCGCTGGGCGCCGGCGCGGTCACCTACCTGGTCACCACCGGCTGGCTCGGCGCCGCCACGATCGCCCTGCGGCACGGCATCCCGATCGGGCCGCCGCTGCTCGCCGCGCTCCGCGGCAAGCTGCTGATGTTCGTCGGCAACGTGGCGGTCGGCCTGGCCGTGGTCGCGCTGCTGGAGCTGGACCCGCGCTGGCTGCTGCTCCTGCCGCCGCCGCTGTGGCTGCTCCAGCAGACCTACCGGCACCGGCTGCGGGCCGACGCGGAGCGGCGCACATGGCGGGCCTTCGCCGAGGCCACCGCCGCGCTCAACCAGCTCGACGAACGCGGGGTGGCGACCGCCGCGGTGACCGGCGCGCTCACCCTCTTCGGGGCCGAGCTGGTCGAGGTGGACGTGGCGCGCGCGGACGGTCGCCGGCGCCGCTACCGGGTCGACCTCGGCGGCCAGGTGCGGGATCACGAGGTGGAGGCGGCGGCGCCCGCCGAGTCGGGCGAGCACGACCTGGTCCGGCGACTCGCCGTGGGCGCCGTCGAGGTGGGTCGGCTGCGGGTGCGGTTCGCCCGGTCCGCCCCGCCCGGCCACGCCGAACGCGACGGCGTGGCCGCCTTCGGCGACGCGCTGGCCGCCGCCCTGCACGACGCCGCGACCCACCGCGAGCTGCGGCTGGTCACCGCCCGATCGTCGTACGAGGCGGTGCACGACCAGCTCACCGGGCTGCTCAACCGGGCGGCCCTGCTGGCCCGCGGTGACCAGGCGCTGCGGCAGCGCCCGCACGACCACCCGGTGGCCCTGCTGCTGCTGGACGTGAACCAGTTCAAGGAGGTCAACGACACCCTGGGGCACGCGGCCGGCGACCAACTGCTGCGGTTGACCGCGCACCGGCTGGCCGTGCTGACCCGGCCCGGTGACCTGCTCGGCCGGCTCGGTGGGGACGAGTTCGCGCTGCTGCTCACCTCGGTTCCGGTGGTCGAGGACCGGACCGCCCCGCTGGCGTACGCGCTGCGCCAGGCCCGGGAGGTCGCCGAGCGGCTCGCCGCCCCGACCGAGGTGGCCGGGGTGCGGATGTCCGTCGAGGTGGCGGTCGGCGTGGTGGTGGCCGACGCGGGCACCGCCGACCTGACCGAGCTGCTGCGCCGGGCCGACATCGCGATGTACCAGGCGAAGGAGGGCGGCGGCAGCGTCGCCGCGTACGACAGCTCGCGCGATGCCGCGAGCACCGACCACCTGGCGTTGCTCGCGGAGCTGCGGGAGGCGCTGGCCGCCGACGACCAGCTCGTGCTGGCGTTGCAGCCGGCGGTGGACCTGGCCACCGGCGCGCCGACCGGGGTGGAGGCGCTGATCCGCTGGCGGCACCCGCGCCGGGGCTGGCTGGGCCCGTCCGACTTCATCCGCCCGGTGGAGAACAGCGAGCAGCTCGGCAGCTTCACCCGCTACGTGCTGGACAAGGCGCTGGAGGTGGCCGCCGGGTGGGCGCGGGAAGGGCTGGACGTGCCCATCTCGGTGAACCTGTCGGCGCGCAGCCTGCTCGACCCGCGGTTGCCCGCCGAGATCGAGGAGGCGCTGCGCCGGCACCAGGTGCCGCCGCACCGGCTGGTCCTGGAGATCACCGAGACGGTGGTGATGAGCGAGCTGGAGGTGATCGACGAGGTGCTGGCCACGCTGCGGGCAATGGGCGTGCAGCTCGCCGTGGACGACTTCGGCACCGGCTTCTCCTCGTTGACGTTTCTCACCCGGATCGCGGTGGACGAGCTGAAGGTGGACCGCTCCTTCGTGATCCGGATGGTCGACTCGCCGGAGGCGGCGGCGATCGTGCGGACCACCGTCGGGCTCGCCCACGAGCTGGGGCTGCGGGTGGTGGCCGAGGGGGTGGAGACGGCCGAGCAGCGCACCGCGCTGGCGGAGCTGGGCTGCACCGCCGCCCAGGGCTACCACTTCTTCAAGCCGATGCCGGCGGACAAGATCGGCGCGGTGCTCGGGTCGCTGCGCGACACCGCCCGCGACAACGTCTTCCCGCTGCGCGCCGACGGCGCCTCCTGA